A single window of Onychostoma macrolepis isolate SWU-2019 chromosome 16, ASM1243209v1, whole genome shotgun sequence DNA harbors:
- the lratd2b gene encoding protein LRATD2: MICQNAYHTVVPNSNSPIKRRYGLRPELGSKAGLRVAFLKSPLRDLYRWDAKLFTRVSVMGNQVEKLTHLNYNELPTTDPNGFDLEDDAPRIGVSYIFSADDDEQEENIDETEKEDVKHYDCRNELESALYYRDECIYERNSRFGEVGTLSCENLANKCKPGDLVEFVAIGQYPHWAVCVGDQQVVHLHRNEIKCEFLFDASQGKRGRIVNELYKFRALSPDVVVQNAMEQVGMKERDICWKNSECFAAWCRFGKREFKTGGEIRIGKQPYKMKLQLSEKKSHILDFQSLEDLIMEKRRNYQMGREAVVQELENHLNCTQDTENDYNCN; this comes from the coding sequence ATGATATGCCAAAACGCATATCACACAGTTGTTCCAAACAGCAATTCGCCGATAAAAAGAAGATATGGACTTAGACCTGAACTGGGCTCCAAAGCCGGATTACGTGTTGCGTTTTTGAAATCTCCCCTCCGCGACCTATACAGGTGGGACGCGAAACTGTTCACACGAGTTTCTGTTATGGGGAATCAAGTGGAGAAACTCACCCATTTGAATTACAATGAATTACCCACGACTGACCCTAATGGGTTCGACCTAGAGGACGACGCTCCGCGGATCGGCGTGTCTTATATTTTCTCCGCGGATGACGACGAGCAAGAGGAGAACATCGATGAGACAGAAAAGGAAGACGTTAAACACTACGACTGCCGCAATGAATTAGAAAGCGCCTTATATTATCGCGACGAGTGTATATACGAAAGGAATAGCAGGTTCGGTGAAGTGGGAACCCTGTCGTGCGAAAACTTGGCGAATAAGTGCAAACCCGGTGACCTGGTGGAGTTTGTGGCTATCGGTCAGTACCCGCACTGGGCAGTATGCGTCGGTGACCAACAGGTGGTTCATCTGCATAGAAACGAGATTAAATGCGAATTTCTTTTCGATGCCAGTCAAGGGAAAAGGGGCAGAATTGTGAACGAGCTGTATAAGTTTCGCGCGCTGAGCCCGGATGTTGTGGTGCAGAATGCCATGGAGCAAGTGGGGATGAAAGAGCGAGACATTTGCTGGAAGAACTCCGAATGCTTCGCTGCCTGGTGCAGGTTTGGCAAACGCGAGTTTAAAACGGGAGGCGAGATACGAATCGGGAAGCAGCCGTACAAGATGAAACTGCAGCTgtcagagaagaaaagtcacaTTTTGGACTTTCAGAGTTTAGAGGATTTGATCATGGAAAAGAGGAGAAACTATCAAATGGGAAGGGAAGCCGTTGTTCAGGAACTGGAGAATCATTTAAATTGCACACAAGACACTGAGAATGATTACAACTGTAACTGA